TTCCATTGTCCACATGTGTggctgtatatttatatatatatatatatactctaTATTGTACATACAAACATTCACAGTACATCGCGGGACAGGTATACGAGTACAATTTTCTTTATTCCTGGAAAAACGAGGGGTGAGATGGTAGGGGGGATGGAGGGTTTGGTCCTAAGAGGGGCACAGCCGATAGGGGGTGGGTTTCCCTCGAGCGTGTCTGAGCGCAGATCGGTCCATGGAGTCATGGCGACACCCTGGCGATGTCGGTGATGTAGTGCATTTTCCTTGGAGGGGGTGCGGTCACTTGGAGCTGCATAACCACCACTGGCCAGGGCGAGAGATCAGTGGACCAGCGGCACCTCCTTGAGGGAGATGAGCACAGAGCGCATGCGCGATACATCCTTGGACTGCTTGCTGGACTTGGGGCTGAAGTCGCAGAGGCGCGCCACGCGCTGCCACTCCGTCCCTGGGTCTGTGTTGTCGTCGCCGATTTCGGCAGCTGCCGTGGCCTCCTCGGCCGCCCTGAggtaggtgggggtggggtgggggacagAGGACCAGGGTCAGGTGGAGCAGAGGACAGCGTCCCCCAAGACTCGCCACTAGCCCTTTCCGTGATGATTAAGGTCCAGCCTAGCTCACAATGTATAATGCCCCTCCTGCAGTTTTCTGGAAACCCGTGAGCTTAAAATGAGCCTGTGAGTTTGTTTCCCTAAGTTAAAAgctcatttttttttgtgggcaAGGTCAGGGCAGAGTCTTGAGAGATGATCATGCTCGTGGTAGTTTTACTTACTCAAAAATGTTctcagggcagaaggaaaaattactggttcagagagataaccaatcagattttagAGGAGgtaggtccaagcaactaggagGCGGGACtaaaacatctgattggttactCTCACCTCCTCTactatctgattggttatccccctaatttttccttctgccctcagaacatcttTTTTGTATAAATAAAGCTCCCATGAGCGACGACTGAATGATCATAAATAATAATTCACAGAACAATAAGAACACAGCATTCTGGTCACATCAACACGATAGATCAGGATTATTTCATACAGATCATCCCTATCCTTCAGTTTCTTGCAGTACCCTGCtgattaatggggggggggggggcagggtgggaggggCTAGAATGTAATAAGCTGTAATGTGACACTTTTGGTGTTGCTTATTAAAGCAAACGCCATGTTGATGAGCAGAAGTTACCTGCTAATAGTCTCCTTCCTGCTCACCCGAGCTCCTCTGGTTTAAACTTCCCTTTCGGTTTCCAGCACTGGGTTTCCCCTGCTTCAGTAAATGAGCCAAAAGCTACGCACTTTGGTTGAGGGCGAGGCTCTGTCAGCACCTTGGGCAGCTTTGACGTCGCCGTCACACTCGAATGGAAGACAAATGCCCAAATATGGAGGGCCTGAATTTAAGCCACGTCTGTGAGCGTTAGTGCGGCCCTCCTAGGGAATACCAGATGGGCAAGTCGAAGGACCggccccacccatcctgctggaCAAGGATTGCCACATGCTTAGCATTCCAAGGGGGAGTTTGGggtattttggggggggggggggggagacgctcAACACCAGTGGACAGAGCATATGGCAATGACACAGGAAAAGTACCGATGCGCTCAcaagacgggggtgggggggggggtgcgaggGGGGAGGCTAACACACGACCACGAGGGGCTATAATCTCACAGAGAATGGGAAACACTTGATCTCTTTAGTCTCTTGTTACTTAACTGGTCTAGGCGGTAGCAAGGATGGTTAATGTGCGTGCTTGAAAGGTGCGTAGGAAAAGAAAAGGGGACAACAGATCAGAGGTCAGCTACAGAGAAACGAAAAGAAATGATCTATGGAGATGAACTGAACCAGCTAGATAACACTGCGTGCGAGAGTGCTAACGGCTAACGCTGGCACAAGCTACTTCCTGCATGGAAATCTGCCCAACGCCATGGTACCTACATCCAGACGGAAGGTCTGTTCTCCGTGTTCTCAGCCAAGTTTACTGTCTACAGTATCATCTGTTTTCATAAACAAATAGTTCTTCATGTATGTGGAAGATCCATCCAATCACAAGCATTTCATCCTACATCACTAACCCGACATGACAGTGGTTGCTAAGCGTCGGACAGACCAAAAAAAAGGTCTTTGAAGACAGAAACACTCCTGGTAAAGCAGTGCTTTCTTGCTCACAGGGGACGTTTAGTGTGTCCAGTTGATGGATCATCTCTTCATTAAAACATGCCGTTTTGTTCCGTTttaaaccaagattttaaatacTTCCAGCTTCAAcactaaatattttatttcaagtTTAAAATTAGCCAAGGCCACAAAAGATTCTTAAAGTTACTTCCAAAATTTTACCGCTTTATCCCTAACGGCTAGTCTAAATTTATCTACACCATTTCTGCCTTACCTCAGACTTGAATAtacttttccattttaaaatttactttGTGACTTATTTACTATTATTAACTGGGTGCTTTGTAACAAATTTGCACAAACAGTATGAGCAATGTATATGACTACAAAAATCAGATCACGAGTTTACACAACCAATGACGCTTCAACAGGCAAACCACCTATACATCTGAACCCAAATGCACTGTCCGCTACGGAATGTTTGCCACATTTTTGTTATTCTCAAACTAAGAGGGTTTAAACCATGAGTTTTCAGATATCAAGACTTGAACAGTAATGAAACTCATGTTTCAAAGTTTCACAACCCCAGTGTTACAAGATGCTAGCGGTTAATCACTGGGTCTGAACTTCAGCAATAATTCAGCAAAATGTCCCCATGTACTATTATAATTCATCTTGCAGAGAGTCACTCTGCAATTGTATCTGCTGGGTAGGATTAAAGCACAAACATATCAGCTCAATAGCATCTCACTCATGAATAATCTGCACAAATGCAGGCCGTCTGGATGTTCTCTGACAAGCAGGAGTATGCAGGTTACGCTGCAAGGCAGATTATCTGACAGACAGGAAAGGTACTCGTATTGAGGTGTGTAGAGACAGGATGCGAGGAGACTGGATGCCAGTTTGAGGGACATACACATAGCCAATCAGCTCAGAGAGAGGCTGTTTGTAGAATTCTTCATCCAGCACCCTGGACAGAGGTGTCCCCACAAGGAAGCAGTAAgtaaggggagagagagaaagcgagTGATGAAAAAAGGAGAGGAAAAATACAGACACTTGTACTTGACAGAGCGAGTCAAGGCACAGTGTAGAAGCACAGTCATCCGGAGCATGTAATTCAAAACGATAATTCAGTGTATGCAGCCCTATTCAGACAGTCTAACAACACAACTGCTGCTTctcacagaaagaaaaaaaacttgcatTTAAAAGCCATAGATCAAAAAAATGATCTATTGACTCCTGTGTCAAAAGGTAGGATATATTACATAATTTGTGGGTTACTCacaagcacaaggcagggacttATGAAATATTTGGCAATGGGTGAATTGCCTAGATAGAAAGTTTGAGATAGGAGTGATCTTTTTTTGAGTGTTATTTAAACAATGTCCTGCCCTGTATCAGGGATTAATGATAACTAGGCAGCTTAGACTAAGCCTGGTTTGGAGGTTTTCCACTGGAGTTTTCCCAAAGCCGGCACCCGCTCACCTGTTGTTGACCTTAGCTTTCTCCAGCTGCTCGTCCTGTCTGCAGTACCACTCCTCCAGGTCAACCTTGGCCCTGTCCTTCCACTCCGCCTCCTGCGTGCGCGACGTGGCATCTGGGCAGAACGACAAGGTGGGGGGGCGGCGGAGGTCACACCTACCATCTGCTGCTCTCCAATGGCCAATGGTGAGCCAGCTGCTTAACTGCATCTAAATCACATCTCACTCCATAAATACTGGGTCACCACCTCTCAGTCTCGGCTATGAGTCCCCATAAACCATATTTCCACTTACCAGACCACCTGGACTATCAAACACCCCATccctcccatccaggatgtccctACAGCGCTTGCTCACCCAGTGCCTCCAGCCTATCCCGCTGCTCCTCTCTCCACCGGCGTAGGCTCtctggctccccctgcaggcggTCTGCCTGTGCCACCGCAGCATAGTTGTCCGAGGGCCCATTACTCACCTGAGCGGGAGGTAAACAGTCAGTGTACGTCCTGGTATGGCTCGGCTTAGCATGGGCGAGCGTGGCTGACGCAGGGTTATTATCGTTAATGAAAACCAAGTTAATAAGTAAAGTTCCGTAAATTTAAAtaagatataaaaaaaatctaaattaaaatacaactatatgaaaaatgtaaatattgccTCTGGAACTaactgaaattaaataaaaacaagcatCAAATAGATTCTGTTACTGTTTTTAAATACTATTTAGCTAAAGTAATGGTTTATTTATGTTTAATTGCCATTGATAATACCTGGGTCACGCACTGCCCATTTTGTGGACATGAGTAGATAACGTGCACTGCGTATTTTTGTAGGATTATCTAAAAATCCGACACACAAAATATCTCAGTATGCCCCTATAAATACCACTACTAAaacttatatatatatctcaaaatgaaaattaaaaactACACTAAAAGCTAACTAAAACTAAACTagattttaaatgaaaataatataaaaactaCATTTTAAAATCAGAACTAAAATAAACAGCTGTGGTGCGTGAGGGGAACCTACCCCTTGGAAATCTCCATTCAGAGCCTCATCAGCTCCATctacaaatacaataaaatacacgtgatcattttttgtttattaacTAAGAATCTCCATTACAACACATCAACCGCTTATTGCAATCATTGTAAAATGTACAGAATCATATAAAATCTCAACTGCGTAGGAATAGCCTTTAAATTCCACCCTCGTTATATATTAACTTTTGAAAGCCTGTATACATAAAATCCGTCAATATGGAAATAGGGCTGCACGATATATCGTTTCGAATCGTCACGGCGATGTACCCATGTGCACAACTTAAATTAAGCGGCGTGGATAATGCTTTTGGTGTTTTTGCTAAACTAACAAATGACACACTGATCTCATTCTTAAACAATCCACAAAAGCCTGTCTAATATAATTTAGGTCAATGTAAAGGTTTTTGGATATGGAGCTTTGCACGCGCAGCTAACATGTCGATCACAGAACGAACCACCAATCACAAACATTCTCTTTGTTTTACACTGGTGACGTAAAAACGTTCATTTAAGTATGAGAAACAATGGTCCTTTGTTGGTACTAATTATTTAGCACAAGTTTTATTTATTGCAATATGTATTTACTTTTAAGTTGCATTTGTCATAGGCGGAGCAGGCAATCGGGTAAACGAGGGATTTATTAAGAGACCACACACTCAGATAACACACAACGAcgttaatgaccagactggggaaatATACTCTAACGCTGACTTAAATACACATCAATGAGCATGActggaaacagctggtaacactgggattccacactgggtagatgagggggcgtggcacacaggaggatcggcacAATAGGAACATGACGgtatttcattttatgttcACTCTGGCTATAAAAAGGGTTTAATTGGACAATAAAATGTTCTATTTTATCTATTTTGTTACTCGTTACTCGCATACTCCTATATGCGATAAGCGTCCTTAGTTTAATGCTCATGTTCTATTATCATTACCATTATATTTGGAAAAATCAGCTCAATCTTTCTAGAATGATTAATTAAACCAATAGAGCTATCGaactaattaattttttttaaatcctaataTCGCAATATATATGGCAAAaagaataaatattgcaatgtgattttttcCTAATATCGTGCAGCCCTGTGTGTAAATTTGTaagattcttaaaaaaaaaaaaatccgtcCACAAAACAGGCGTCCTTGTAGCGTCCAGACTGAAAATCAGCACAAGAAGGTTAAATGCAAATTGCAGAAAGGAGGCTGTAATGTGTAGCTGACTTCATATAAGAGCAGCCTGCGGGGACCTCCCGTGACTCACTCCCAGCCACCAGGCAGAGATGCGGATGCCGCACCGTCATCTTTCCCTTGCAGATGAGCGTCCTGACAGGTGCTATCGCCGCCCAGCGCGCAGGCGATCAGGCCGCCGTTCGACGCGGCCTCCGAGCGCGTGGACGGATTAATTACCAGTTGCAAGCTGCTGCCATATTTATGTGTAATGAATCTGCGCTGTCGTGTGCTTGACTGTGCCAGGTTACAGAAAACAATGCGACGGGTGTTCATGCGCGCGCGAGgaaaacacccacacacacacacacacacgatcagACATCGCTTAATGTGCAAGCATTCATTTAACAAAAGTAGACAAGTTCACTGctgtttttttaattcattttcgaTGCAATACATTTAGTGTGCTTATTTTGTGTTTGCTTAGAAGCCCGTCTCACGGACAGTTAGCAGAATAAACAGAAGCTTTGCATTTAACAACAAACCGGTGCCATTCCTATGGATTCCCCTTAACCCCCGATTTTCCCGGGGGGGGTGGTCTCCGGCCACCATGACAGCAGTCCTGTTAAACGCCGATTCTGTCCCGTCGTCTTGTTTGCTTtgcaatatttatatatttagctTGCAGCCATTGCTTTCATTATCTAATCATCAACCCATACGCCGTTTTTATTTCGACTGTTAACGACACTAATTCGCCACCTGGTTGTTGGATCGCAGGTTTTTGGTGCTATAACTCGATCACCTGGAGCATTCTTACCGAAGGAGGACTGGACCTGTCCCCCGTTGGAAATGCCGTACCCTTCATCGTTCTCGATCCCAGCGATCTCGTTTTCTTGCTGTGCCAGGAATGCGGCTGCTGGATCTTCCTCTGACCCAAACCCATTCCCTGAAGCGGGTGCACTGTAGTTATCCATGTCTCCCCTAAATATGTCTTTTTCTAAAGGGGAGCGGGTGAAATGCAACTAAACGACACCCGTTTAGGGATGAAGATTGGTTACGTCAGACGTTGAGTATAAGGGAAGGGAGCCAACGCCGCTGGATATGGCGGAAAATTGCTCATAGCCAATGAAACATCTCAGAATTTGACGGACGGCATTTTCAACCAATTACGTGCTCTCAGCGGCAATACCGGCTTATAATAAACCAAGATAACAGACGTAATTTGGGTTTCCTCAGATAACCAATCAGCGATGGAGAAATTTGATGGATTACCTTTTCACCAATCAAATACTTCTGTTATTAAAACCGAAAGCAACACAACCAACCAAATGAGTGAACTTCCAAGTCATTTGAACTAAACACTCCAGGGTTAATTCTGATATTTTGCTGTCAGTTCGGACTTAAACGGGTATTTAATCTCTCTGATCTATAGATTCCGGGAAACCAAGTTGTAACATCAAATTGTAATTTGATGATGCAAGCCAGTGTTTACCGGAATGCTTTGAATGACCAAAATATAACAGTATATAACAGTGCCACCTATAATATTGCATCCTGTATTTGATATTTATGGATAAGGATGTTTATGTAAATACGGCAGCTACCTAggtaaaaaaaatctatgaaaaTATTGGAGTGGGCCAGTTGTTTTTACTGATATTTTAAAACCATAACGGAAAAAAATTCCCTCCTAATGTTTAATTCTAGAATGCATTTTATTGAAATTTCTCTTCCGGCTTGCTTTTGTACAGTTATAAATAACTGTTTATTACAGTTTCCTTCTAAGACTTAATCACTACGTACATTACCACCGAAATCCACTAATATCCTTATGTTACTTATACCTACGTATATATTTGCATTTAGATTTATCTGTTTAGTAGATAATTGCTACTACGCTAAGCTTCCAGTGAGTGACTAGTAACAGTGTGGGAACAAAAGTTATACAAATCAGGGTAGAACATGCTATCAAAAAAATCTATTCCAATATTCCAACTCAGAGTTTAGGGGGAATTAAAACAGAATCTAAATCCTTTTATTCGTCATGTACAAAAATAAAGAATGTTTTGGTGGTGGCACGGGTATATAATTTAAACATATTGTCAAAGACACCGatacacaaaacaataaatagaaTGAAAGTAAAGGAGACAGAGAATGTGAAATGATCTCTTATTAAATAAAGTAATTGAtgtggcgccctaggcgagcatcaccGCCGGCGCCCCAAGTCTCTAGCAAAGGGAACCTGTCTGGAAACTCGGTGCTCACCCAGTAGATGGCGCCCGAGGCGCTTCATGAGACGACATTGTGCGCTGCACAAACAGTTT
The sequence above is a segment of the Brienomyrus brachyistius isolate T26 chromosome 12, BBRACH_0.4, whole genome shotgun sequence genome. Coding sequences within it:
- the LOC125705152 gene encoding clathrin light chain A-like isoform X3, which codes for MDNYSAPASGNGFGSEEDPAAAFLAQQENEIAGIENDEGYGISNGGQVQSSFDGADEALNGDFQGVSNGPSDNYAAVAQADRLQGEPESLRRWREEQRDRLEALDATSRTQEAEWKDRAKVDLEEWYCRQDEQLEKAKVNNRAAEEATAAAEIGDDNTDPGTEWQRVARLCDFSPKSSKQSKDVSRMRSVLISLKEVPLVH
- the LOC125705152 gene encoding clathrin light chain A-like isoform X2, translating into MDNYSAPASGNGFGSEEDPAAAFLAQQENEIAGIENDEGYGISNGGQVQSSFDGADEALNGDFQGVSNGPSDNYAAVAQADRLQGEPESLRRWREEQRDRLEALDATSRTQEAEWKDRAKVDLEEWYCRQDEQLEKAKVNNRVLDEEFYKQPLSELIGYVAAEEATAAAEIGDDNTDPGTEWQRVARLCDFSPKSSKQSKDVSRMRSVLISLKEVPLVH
- the LOC125705152 gene encoding clathrin light chain A-like isoform X1 — translated: MDNYSAPASGNGFGSEEDPAAAFLAQQENEIAGIENDEGYGISNGGQVQSSFDGADEALNGDFQGVSNGPSDNYAAVAQADRLQGEPESLRRWREEQRDRLEALDATSRTQEAEWKDRAKVDLEEWYCRQDEQLEKAKVNNRVLDEEFYKQPLSELIGYVTHINHPCYRLDQAAEEATAAAEIGDDNTDPGTEWQRVARLCDFSPKSSKQSKDVSRMRSVLISLKEVPLVH